GGGGCAACTCCTCTTGCGACAAGGTCTTCCTCCACGATATGGATGCGCGCGCCATGCTCCTGCATAAAAGCAAGAAGTTGTGCGGGAGAGGTATCGGCTTCCTGAATCTCCTGGCCAAGGATCCGGACCGATGGCTGTTGTCCGGACACCGCATAGTGGACGCCGGAATCTTTTAAAAGCACGCTGATTTCCAAAGACGTGTCGGCGACACCCAGCGCGGTCGCGAACACGTGGGGATCGACGGGTTCGAAACTTAAAAAAATAGGCTTTTCGAAAACGACAAGAACGCGATTGGCCATGGTGCACTCTCCTTGATTCGGATGATGCGGACGATTTTTTGAACTTCTGGAGCGATTGTTTACCGATACGCGGGAATGGCGATCACCTGGTCGGCGCTTTGAACGAATTTCCAGAGATCGCCCAGAGTGCCAATCATCACCCCGTTCATCTGATGGTGTTCGACTCCGCGTTCCTGGGCGCACAAGATGCAAGTGACCCAGTTCAGCTTGCTTATATGCAATCCCGCCCTCAACAACTGGTCGATGAATTTCCCGATATAAGCGTGCTTGTCCCCGATGACTTTTCGGAGCGAAGGTGGCTCGGAATGTTCGATCTGGTCCCGATTTGTCAGAGTGACGGCTTCTTCGAAAGCCCAGACGTTCACTTCGATTCCTCTCTCCAGAAGCTTTTCCACGAGCCGGAGAACCGTTGTCGGAGCCTCTCGCAGATAAGATCCCGTTGAGAGGATAAGAGTGACTTTCCGGACTCTGTGAGCGGAGATCTCTTCTGTCTCTTCCGTCAGCATGATTCCCTCCGATCGTTTAATACCAGTAGATATTGTCAAACCCCAGGCCGATGGCGTCTGCGAGTTCGTCCATTCCGGAAAAATGAACGCCGGGTGTCAGCCGCCTGATTCCCCGGGCACGGCAGGAGACATCATCCGCCAGAATCTGAATCCCGACGGATGCCAAATCCGTCATGCGGGAGGAGAAGTGACTGTTTTCCCGCGCGCACAAGACTCCGTTTTCAACCAGAAAGAGGAAGACGTTCCCCTGATTTTTTCCCAGAGACTCCGACAAATCGAAGAGAGAGTCTCCTCCTCTGTATTCGGCGATATCGCGGCTGGCGACGACGAGATAACGGGACATGATTGTCTCCTTCTCTTTTTTATTGGTTTTTAATTTAGTAACCAATTATATCATAGGAGGGTGTTTTCAGTTTCGTCAAGAGAGGTGAGAGTGCAAGACAGAGAAGAATGGGTAAAAGACGTTTTTTCTTCTATTCTGCCTGTCTTTCTGCACCCCTCTGGTAAAGGGTCGGAGAAAGAAAAGAAGAGAAATTTCGCAGGCTGAATGCCTTTGTATCGGGCACGGAGTAAGGACGACCCGGGGTTTGATTGGGGAGGAGGGAGAATGTCCGGTCAGGTCAAAAACGGGCCGGTCCGGAGGAATTACTCTTTCCCGGAAAGGACCGGCGGGATGTAAACCCTCTTCATTCCTTCCGGAGCGTAGCGGTCTCCCCGGGCCACCCCGCGCGGAAAGGCCTCGTCAAGATGGACAAATTCCAGGAAGGGAACAGGATGATCGAGCGTCCCGAGGATCTCGTTCAGGTGGGTCCGCTTGGTCGTCCCGGGAATCGGAACGATATCCGGACCCTGGGCAAGAAGCCAGGAGAGGGCAAGTTGCAGTGGGGTGAGGTTGTTGCGGGCGGCGATATCCTGCAGTTTTCGGATGCTTTCCTGATTGTGACGAAAGTTCTCCTCCTGGAACCGGGGGTTCTGTCGGCGAAAATCCTCTTCCGAAAGAGTGTCCGGTGAAACCTTTCCTGTCAGGAGACCCCTGCTGAAGGGGCTGTAGGCAACAAAGCCGATTCCCAGTTCGCGTGTGGTTCCGAGGACTTCGAGTTCCACGTCCCGTGTGAAAAGGGAGTATTCGCTCTGAAGGGCGGCCAATGGATAAACCTTGTAGGCCTTCCGGATATCGTTTGGAGAAGCTTCGCTCAGACCATAGGCCCTGATTTTCCCTTCCCGCACGAGTTCGGCCATGGCAGAAGCGGATTCTTCAACGGGGGTGGCCGGGTCGATCCGGTGAAGGTAGTAAAGGTCGATTGTTTCGATTCCGAGCCGGCGAAGACTTTCTTCGCAGCATTTTTTGATGTAGTCGGGTTTGCCGTTGACGCCCACGAAGCGACCGTTCGCGGGATCTCTCTGGATGCCACATTTTGTTGCAATGAAAAGGTCTTCCCGACGGTGGTCCCGAATGGCTTCTCCGAGAAGTTTCTCGTTCTCCCCCATGCCGTACATGTCGGCGGTGTCCAGAAAGGTCATGCCTTTTTCGATCGCCAGATGAAGGGTCCGGAGGGATTCCTCGCGGTCGCTCTGTCCGTAGAATTCCGACATTCCCATCAATCCAAGGCCAATCGAGGATACGGAAAGGCCACTTCTTCCAAGGCGACGCTTTTGCATCATCCATACTCCTTCGTCACAATTTCGGGGCATCCGATTCTTTTCGGACATCCTAGCAACAACGCGTGATCAAGGCAACGTGGAGCGTCTTGTCGATCATGGAAAATTCCCGAGGGTTTGTTATAATGCCCGGAAATCCCAGAGTCGAATTCCAATCCCTGGCAGAGCCAGATCAGGATCAAGCGAAACCAGGAGCTCCAGGACGCATCAGACCATCGGGAGTGGACGTGAAATACCTGAAAGACCCATCCCATCCGGACCGGCTCCGCATTTTTCTCCTGCGACATGGTCACCTTGAAAACTCGGAACGGCATGTGATCAATGGTTCGACGGACGTTTCCCTCTCTCCGGCAGGCCTTTTGCAGATGGAAATATGGAAAAATTGTTTTTCGGGAAGTTCTCTGGACGGTTTTTATTCCAGCAGCCTGCGGCGAACGATCGACGGGGTCCGGATTCTTTCGGAGGGCAGGGGGATTCCGTCGCAAGCCGTTTTTGGGTTCCGGGAAAGGTCTTTTGGGGATTGGGAGGGGATGACACGCGATAAAATTGAGCAACAGGACCCGGAAGGCTATAAAAGATGGCTCAAACTGGACCCGGAATTTGCTCCCCCGAACGGAGAGAGTCTTGCAATGTTCCGGGAAAGGGTCGTCGAGGCGATGGAGGGAATCCTCGAAAAATCCTTCGGAAAGAACATCCTGGTTGTCGGACACAGTGGCGTGAACCGGATTCTTCTTCTCCGGGCTCTTGGCCTGGGGCTGGATCGCTATTTCGGGATCTCTCAAGACTATGCCTGTCTGAACATCATCGATTTTTATCGCAAGGGCCCTCCGGTCGTGCATCTCTTGAATGCTCCACCCGACTGGACGGAAAACCGGGCGATCCCGGCGCCATGAAGAACCGGCGCCCGGGAGTCGTCGTTGCGGGACTCCATTCAGGTTCGGGAAAAACCCTGGTGACCCTTGCCCTTCTTCAGGGTCTTCAAAAACGGGGCTACGTTGTTCGCCCCTTCAAGTGCGGCCCCGATTTTATCGATCCCCGATTTCATGAGTGGATTTCCGGGAGGACAAGCGTCAATCTCGACCCCTTCTTTTTGTCTTCCGGCGACATTCAGGCCCTGTATGACCGTATGACCGAAGGATTGTCGGGAGGTGTGGCCGAAGGAGTCATGGGTTTCTATGATGGCCTCGCCAAAAAGACTTCAACCTACGACCTGGCCCGGATTCTGGATTTGCCCGTCCTCCTGGCGGTGCATTCGAAGGGGATTGCGGAAACGCTGGCATCTGTCGTCAAGGGAGTTCGGGACCACCGTCCGGATTCACGTCTTGCGGGGGTCATTGCCGTCCAGACAGGAAGCCCCAAACATGGAGAGATTCTCTCCAGGGCTCTGGAGGAAGAAGGGCTTCCTCCTCTCCTCGGAACTCTTCCCCGTGACGAGAACCTGAAACTTCCGGAACGTCATCTGGGCCTTGTCGATGTCCGGGAACTGGAGAGGTCC
The sequence above is drawn from the Leptospirillum ferriphilum ML-04 genome and encodes:
- a CDS encoding DsrE family protein, with the translated sequence MANRVLVVFEKPIFLSFEPVDPHVFATALGVADTSLEISVLLKDSGVHYAVSGQQPSVRILGQEIQEADTSPAQLLAFMQEHGARIHIVEEDLVARGVAPGDLIDGIERIAEGDLARLVEENDSVIVW
- a CDS encoding DsrE/DsrF/TusD sulfur relay family protein, with product MLTEETEEISAHRVRKVTLILSTGSYLREAPTTVLRLVEKLLERGIEVNVWAFEEAVTLTNRDQIEHSEPPSLRKVIGDKHAYIGKFIDQLLRAGLHISKLNWVTCILCAQERGVEHHQMNGVMIGTLGDLWKFVQSADQVIAIPAYR
- a CDS encoding DsrH/TusB family sulfur metabolism protein, with amino-acid sequence MSRYLVVASRDIAEYRGGDSLFDLSESLGKNQGNVFLFLVENGVLCARENSHFSSRMTDLASVGIQILADDVSCRARGIRRLTPGVHFSGMDELADAIGLGFDNIYWY
- a CDS encoding aldo/keto reductase, which translates into the protein MQKRRLGRSGLSVSSIGLGLMGMSEFYGQSDREESLRTLHLAIEKGMTFLDTADMYGMGENEKLLGEAIRDHRREDLFIATKCGIQRDPANGRFVGVNGKPDYIKKCCEESLRRLGIETIDLYYLHRIDPATPVEESASAMAELVREGKIRAYGLSEASPNDIRKAYKVYPLAALQSEYSLFTRDVELEVLGTTRELGIGFVAYSPFSRGLLTGKVSPDTLSEEDFRRQNPRFQEENFRHNQESIRKLQDIAARNNLTPLQLALSWLLAQGPDIVPIPGTTKRTHLNEILGTLDHPVPFLEFVHLDEAFPRGVARGDRYAPEGMKRVYIPPVLSGKE
- a CDS encoding histidine phosphatase family protein; this encodes MKYLKDPSHPDRLRIFLLRHGHLENSERHVINGSTDVSLSPAGLLQMEIWKNCFSGSSLDGFYSSSLRRTIDGVRILSEGRGIPSQAVFGFRERSFGDWEGMTRDKIEQQDPEGYKRWLKLDPEFAPPNGESLAMFRERVVEAMEGILEKSFGKNILVVGHSGVNRILLLRALGLGLDRYFGISQDYACLNIIDFYRKGPPVVHLLNAPPDWTENRAIPAP